The proteins below come from a single Chryseobacterium capnotolerans genomic window:
- a CDS encoding helix-turn-helix domain-containing protein, which translates to MARIGYTSPFESLSIILILVQALFYTVLSYITIRKHQRKIQQFSSNTEGINLNWLEYIILVILAVNIIYVVYNLFYDPKSLNFFINAVFLVVIYCVGYYSLKQKEIYPLEEKQREELISIQDDSDPEEIRRKLIPDEELIKIKAQLENIMSIQKPYLDSELNLIKLAEILSVSTHHLSYVINTGFQKNFFQYVNEFRVEYAKQLLKDSGSKLSILGIAYESGFNSKTSFNTTFKKVTGKTPSEFKK; encoded by the coding sequence TTGGCTAGAATAGGATATACCAGCCCGTTCGAGTCTCTAAGTATAATCCTTATTTTGGTTCAGGCATTATTTTATACAGTACTTTCTTACATTACCATCAGAAAACATCAGCGAAAGATTCAGCAGTTCTCTTCCAATACCGAAGGAATCAACCTGAATTGGCTGGAATATATTATCCTGGTTATTCTTGCTGTCAACATTATCTACGTAGTATACAACCTGTTTTATGATCCTAAATCATTAAATTTCTTTATCAATGCCGTATTCCTTGTGGTTATTTATTGCGTTGGATATTATTCTTTAAAGCAAAAAGAAATTTATCCATTAGAAGAAAAACAACGGGAGGAATTAATCTCTATCCAAGATGATTCTGATCCTGAAGAGATAAGAAGAAAGCTGATACCGGACGAAGAACTGATAAAAATTAAAGCTCAGCTTGAAAACATAATGAGCATCCAGAAACCTTATCTGGATAGTGAGCTGAACCTAATTAAGCTGGCAGAAATACTTTCTGTTTCTACCCATCATTTGTCATATGTCATCAATACTGGTTTTCAAAAGAATTTTTTCCAATATGTGAACGAGTTCAGGGTTGAATATGCCAAACAGCTTCTTAAAGACTCCGGAAGCAAGTTATCCATCCTGGGAATCGCTTATGAGTCAGGGTTCAATTCCAAAACTTCCTTCAATACGACCTTCAAAAAAGTGACCGGAAAAACCCCTTCTGAATTCAAAAAATAA
- a CDS encoding SDR family NAD(P)-dependent oxidoreductase, giving the protein MDTKESYAVVTGASQGLGKSFAENLARKNINLILVSLPDQNLQEVALKLKEEYHIKVHCYEVDLSINENVMKLTEWLNSSFNIHILINNAGLGGTKKFTEATSDYINTILQVNVTATSLMTHQLLPNLLKQPKAYILNVSSMAAFSPIGFKTVYPASKSFIHSFSRGLHEELKDTNVFVSVVNPGAMKTNTDVCKRIEKQGFWGRLTLLNPDKVAARSIQRLFKKDSVIMVNPISWLVMKILPIWIKLPLMTQAIKREIEA; this is encoded by the coding sequence ATGGATACCAAAGAATCATACGCTGTGGTCACAGGAGCAAGTCAGGGTTTGGGAAAATCTTTTGCTGAAAATCTGGCCAGGAAAAATATCAATCTTATTTTGGTCAGTCTTCCTGATCAGAATTTACAAGAAGTTGCACTGAAACTTAAAGAAGAGTATCATATAAAAGTGCATTGCTATGAAGTGGACCTTTCCATTAATGAAAATGTGATGAAGCTTACAGAATGGCTTAATTCGTCTTTTAATATCCATATTCTGATCAATAATGCAGGCCTTGGAGGAACAAAGAAGTTTACTGAGGCCACTTCGGATTATATCAACACCATTTTACAGGTCAATGTTACCGCAACTTCCCTGATGACCCATCAATTGCTGCCGAATCTTTTAAAACAGCCTAAAGCCTATATTTTGAACGTTTCAAGCATGGCCGCATTCTCTCCGATAGGATTTAAAACGGTGTATCCTGCCTCCAAAAGTTTTATCCATTCCTTTTCAAGAGGGCTGCATGAAGAATTAAAAGACACCAATGTTTTTGTAAGTGTGGTGAATCCCGGAGCCATGAAAACCAATACCGATGTTTGTAAAAGGATTGAAAAACAGGGTTTTTGGGGCAGATTGACACTTTTAAATCCGGATAAAGTAGCAGCTCGATCCATTCAGCGGTTATTTAAAAAAGATTCCGTAATTATGGTCAATCCAATAAGCTGGCTAGTGATGAAGATTCTTCCTATTTGGATTAAACTTCCTCTGATGACACAAGCCATAAAAAGAGAGATCGAAGCATGA
- a CDS encoding NAD-dependent epimerase/dehydratase family protein, which yields MKKVFVTGATGLLGTNVIIKLLQNGYSVIALVRQKSKYLGEKNKNLKLIEGYLTSDLSQYLVNVDCIIHIAAETSQNLIRYEDYKKVNYDLTAHLLSQAEVCGVRRFLFISSANTIGFGSEEYPGNEDDVQKHPFTDSFYAQSKLNAENYLLQNRKHTELIILNPTFMIGAYDRKPSSGKLIFWAWKKKLIFYPKGGKNFVHAEDAANGVIHALERGKNGEKYLLANENLSYKQFFKKVNRITNQSPFMMPIPNVFLNILGWTGDLLRGLNIETNLCSSNMKALQVHNYYANQKSAEDLDIHYKPIDKAIEDAVDYFKSKKMKS from the coding sequence ATGAAAAAAGTTTTTGTAACCGGAGCTACAGGGCTTCTGGGAACCAATGTTATCATTAAATTATTACAAAATGGTTATTCTGTTATTGCTTTGGTGCGCCAGAAAAGCAAGTATCTGGGCGAAAAAAATAAAAACCTCAAATTGATTGAGGGGTATCTGACCTCTGATCTTTCACAATATCTGGTAAATGTTGACTGCATCATTCATATCGCCGCAGAAACAAGCCAGAATCTGATCCGGTATGAGGATTATAAAAAAGTAAACTATGATCTTACTGCACATCTTTTATCTCAGGCGGAAGTTTGTGGAGTGAGAAGGTTTTTATTTATAAGCTCGGCCAATACCATAGGATTTGGGAGTGAGGAATATCCGGGAAATGAGGATGACGTTCAGAAACACCCTTTTACAGATTCTTTTTATGCTCAAAGTAAATTGAATGCTGAAAATTATCTTTTGCAAAATCGTAAGCATACAGAACTTATCATTCTGAATCCTACTTTTATGATCGGAGCTTATGATAGAAAACCAAGTTCAGGTAAATTAATTTTCTGGGCTTGGAAAAAGAAGTTGATCTTTTATCCGAAAGGAGGAAAAAACTTTGTTCACGCTGAAGATGCTGCCAATGGAGTGATCCATGCATTGGAGCGTGGAAAGAATGGAGAAAAATACTTATTGGCTAATGAAAATCTAAGCTACAAACAGTTTTTCAAAAAAGTAAATAGAATTACAAATCAAAGTCCTTTTATGATGCCAATTCCTAATGTATTCCTGAATATTTTAGGCTGGACAGGAGATCTTTTGAGAGGATTAAATATAGAGACGAATCTCTGTTCTTCTAACATGAAGGCGCTTCAGGTTCATAACTATTACGCTAACCAAAAATCAGCAGAAGATCTGGATATTCATTACAAGCCAATAGACAAAGCGATAGAAGATGCTGTTGATTATTTTAAATCTAAAAAAATGAAGAGTTGA
- a CDS encoding DUF4180 domain-containing protein, with protein sequence MDIKPHNAGDIKIAEVTSDHIIIQSAEDGLDLMGNIYYQGFDKVILYEKNITPSFFDLKTKIAGEILQKFSNYQIGLTIIGDFSKYESKSMKDFIFESNTTRHVNFVETLAEALENFSK encoded by the coding sequence ATGGATATCAAGCCACACAATGCCGGAGATATAAAAATTGCTGAAGTCACTTCCGATCACATTATTATTCAATCTGCTGAAGACGGATTGGATCTTATGGGAAACATTTATTATCAGGGATTTGATAAAGTTATTCTCTATGAAAAAAATATCACCCCCAGTTTCTTTGATCTGAAAACCAAAATTGCAGGAGAAATTCTGCAAAAGTTTTCCAATTATCAGATCGGATTGACTATTATTGGGGATTTCAGTAAGTATGAAAGTAAAAGTATGAAAGATTTTATCTTTGAAAGTAATACAACCAGGCATGTTAATTTTGTAGAAACATTGGCAGAAGCCCTCGAAAATTTTTCAAAATAA
- the prmC gene encoding peptide chain release factor N(5)-glutamine methyltransferase, which yields MTISAFKKYFKAELSDLYTESESAFLTSILIQKIVGFDSFEQRRFSEQELLIDDEQKLCQLVSELKTGRPYQQILGETEFYGMTFLVDEHVLIPRPETEELLEIAIREIQNSEHHGSGLKILDIGTGSGVIPLVLKKHFPTAEVSSIDFSEKALETAKRNADYHQLDIQFIHADYLNIKLTDQYDIIISNPPYIGIEEETEIEYSVKGFEPTMALFSPTSDALIFYRKIAEDSREHLRDNGFLFLEINQKLGPETLELYDYFSNAQLIKDLSENDRFIYGRK from the coding sequence ATGACAATATCAGCATTTAAAAAATATTTCAAAGCAGAACTTTCCGACCTTTATACAGAGTCGGAAAGCGCTTTTTTGACCTCCATATTGATTCAGAAAATTGTAGGCTTTGATTCTTTTGAACAAAGAAGATTTTCAGAACAGGAACTTCTGATAGATGATGAACAAAAGCTTTGTCAATTAGTTTCTGAATTAAAAACCGGCAGACCCTATCAGCAGATTCTTGGAGAAACAGAATTTTACGGCATGACATTTCTTGTGGATGAACATGTTTTGATTCCCCGCCCGGAAACAGAAGAGCTTTTGGAAATTGCCATCCGGGAGATTCAAAACTCTGAACATCATGGTTCAGGATTAAAGATTCTTGATATTGGTACGGGAAGCGGGGTAATTCCTTTGGTTTTAAAGAAACATTTTCCCACTGCTGAAGTTTCTTCAATAGATTTTTCTGAAAAAGCTTTAGAAACAGCCAAACGAAATGCAGACTATCATCAACTTGATATTCAATTTATTCATGCAGATTATCTGAATATAAAGCTTACTGATCAATATGACATTATCATTTCAAACCCGCCGTATATAGGCATTGAGGAAGAAACAGAGATTGAGTATTCTGTAAAAGGATTTGAACCTACCATGGCTCTTTTCTCTCCTACTTCTGATGCTTTGATCTTCTACAGAAAGATTGCAGAGGATTCCAGAGAACATCTGAGGGATAATGGATTTTTATTTTTAGAAATTAATCAAAAACTAGGGCCAGAAACATTGGAATTATACGACTACTTCTCCAATGCACAGTTAATAAAAGACTTATCTGAAAATGACCGTTTTATTTATGGAAGAAAATAA
- the yaaA gene encoding peroxide stress protein YaaA, with the protein MKIVTSPAKLMNVENSTDLLKATTPKFIEDAAFIQTYLKEKSPKYLSELMEISPKLADENWERNQKWKAKPTAKESAPAMFAFTGEVYRGLDAKTLDKDAVDYLQKNYRMLSGLYGLLKPSDKVMLYRLEMGRHFEFDQYKNLYEFWREKITEQLNNEMKKGEILLHLASNEYGKVIDRKKLNHKVIDFDFYELKDGKLKTIVVYTKHARGLVVRFCAETNAKTLDDVKAFNYEGYRINEEKSTDTKLVFTR; encoded by the coding sequence ATGAAAATTGTAACATCCCCTGCCAAATTAATGAATGTAGAAAACTCAACAGATCTGTTGAAAGCTACTACTCCTAAGTTCATTGAAGATGCAGCTTTTATACAAACTTATTTAAAAGAAAAATCACCCAAATATCTTTCCGAGCTGATGGAGATCTCGCCAAAACTGGCTGATGAAAACTGGGAAAGAAATCAAAAATGGAAAGCAAAACCTACTGCTAAAGAGTCTGCACCTGCTATGTTTGCTTTCACAGGAGAAGTCTACAGAGGGCTGGATGCCAAAACACTTGACAAAGATGCTGTAGATTATCTTCAAAAAAACTACAGAATGCTTTCCGGATTATATGGTCTTCTGAAGCCTTCTGATAAAGTAATGCTTTATAGGCTGGAAATGGGTCGTCACTTTGAATTCGACCAGTATAAAAACTTATATGAGTTCTGGAGAGAAAAAATCACAGAACAGCTGAATAATGAGATGAAAAAAGGAGAAATTCTGCTCCACTTGGCCAGCAATGAATATGGAAAGGTGATTGACAGAAAGAAACTGAACCATAAAGTAATTGATTTTGATTTTTATGAGCTAAAAGACGGCAAACTAAAAACTATTGTAGTCTATACCAAACATGCCAGAGGACTTGTGGTAAGATTCTGTGCAGAAACTAATGCTAAAACCCTGGATGATGTAAAGGCTTTCAATTATGAAGGATACAGAATTAATGAAGAAAAATCTACAGACACTAAATTGGTTTTCACAAGATAA
- a CDS encoding CPBP family intramembrane glutamic endopeptidase gives MIDFMGLNGKYSIGILLTFVLLGIVMLYVFPVISMITGAKTITGNTFSISRIALWTVLFIMFLYSLFIEKGSFLLKVEKKYSIAFNIKAVIVLYLVCVFGGAVLNGIIQFAIHKEDSTKILQFTTLFKNDYFLIIFTCFTAGAVEELLMRGYIQPRIERIYNSPLAGVLVSATLFGILHSTYGTIGQVVVPFFIGVVFAMFYKIYSNIKILIVCHFMVDFVTLMAMNFIDFKHLSVF, from the coding sequence TTGATAGATTTTATGGGGCTTAATGGAAAATATTCGATAGGAATTCTACTCACATTTGTGCTTTTAGGCATCGTGATGCTTTATGTTTTCCCTGTTATCAGTATGATTACAGGCGCAAAGACTATTACGGGAAATACTTTCTCTATCAGCAGAATTGCCTTATGGACTGTTTTATTCATCATGTTTCTCTACAGTCTTTTTATTGAAAAGGGTTCTTTTTTACTTAAAGTAGAAAAGAAGTATTCTATTGCATTCAACATAAAGGCTGTAATCGTTTTATACCTTGTCTGTGTCTTTGGAGGTGCTGTTTTGAATGGAATAATTCAGTTTGCAATCCATAAAGAAGATAGCACCAAAATTTTGCAATTCACCACCCTTTTTAAAAATGATTATTTTTTAATTATTTTTACATGTTTTACAGCCGGCGCTGTAGAAGAGCTTCTGATGCGGGGTTATATACAACCCAGGATTGAGAGAATATACAACAGCCCGTTAGCTGGAGTTTTAGTCTCGGCCACCTTATTTGGAATTCTACACAGCACTTACGGAACCATTGGCCAGGTCGTAGTACCTTTCTTTATTGGAGTCGTTTTTGCTATGTTTTATAAAATATATTCAAATATTAAAATTCTTATTGTCTGTCATTTTATGGTTGACTTCGTCACTTTGATGGCTATGAATTTTATTGATTTTAAACATTTATCTGTATTTTAA
- a CDS encoding L-threonylcarbamoyladenylate synthase, protein MAKILKIYPDNPQENLVNEVIKTLNNGGLIIYPSDTIYALGCNIFDIKAMEKLAQLKKLKLEKSKFSIICNDLSHLSDFTRPIDTSVFRFLKSHLPGPFTFILEANKSLPLAYKGHKTIGIRVPDHPIPQLIVEKLGHPIASTSIRDDDEIIEYSTDPELIAEKYDHLVDIVIDSGYGDNVASTIVDLTSGEPEVIRQGKGII, encoded by the coding sequence ATGGCAAAGATATTAAAAATTTATCCCGACAACCCACAGGAAAATCTTGTGAATGAAGTCATTAAAACATTAAATAATGGTGGATTGATTATCTATCCTTCTGATACAATTTATGCGCTTGGCTGTAATATTTTTGATATAAAAGCCATGGAAAAGTTGGCTCAACTGAAAAAATTGAAGCTTGAAAAATCAAAGTTCTCCATAATCTGTAATGATCTGAGCCACCTTTCTGACTTTACAAGACCTATTGATACTTCGGTTTTCAGGTTTCTGAAAAGCCACCTTCCGGGACCGTTCACCTTTATTCTTGAAGCGAACAAAAGCTTACCTTTAGCTTATAAAGGGCATAAAACAATTGGTATCCGTGTTCCAGATCATCCTATTCCTCAACTTATTGTAGAAAAACTGGGACATCCTATTGCTTCAACTTCCATCAGAGATGATGATGAAATTATTGAATACTCTACTGATCCTGAATTGATTGCTGAAAAGTACGATCATCTGGTAGACATTGTTATTGATTCCGGATATGGAGACAATGTAGCGTCAACGATTGTGGACCTTACCTCAGGAGAGCCTGAAGTAATCCGTCAGGGAAAAGGAATTATCTAA
- a CDS encoding class I SAM-dependent methyltransferase, which translates to MTPENNYIEINKNSWNNRTETHLHSEFYDVEGFLNGKSSLNNIELELLGDLQGKSILHLQCHFGQDTISLSRLGADVTGIDLSDKAIESAKKLVHETNSSAQFICSDVYDLPNHLDKQFDVVFTSYGTIGWLPDLDKWAKVISHFLKPNGKFVFVEFHPVVWMFDDNFETVGYRYFNSGAIVETESGTYADRGADITQSTITWNHGLSEVLNSVIKNGLEINSLDEFDYSPYNCFNGTVEVEPKKYRIAHLEDKIPMVYSVVATKKDH; encoded by the coding sequence ATGACCCCAGAGAATAACTATATAGAGATCAACAAAAACTCATGGAACAACAGAACAGAAACCCACTTACATTCTGAATTTTATGATGTAGAAGGATTTTTGAATGGAAAAAGTTCCTTAAATAATATTGAATTGGAACTGTTGGGAGACCTACAGGGAAAATCAATTCTACACCTACAATGCCATTTCGGACAGGATACTATTTCACTAAGCAGACTTGGAGCCGACGTTACAGGTATTGATTTATCAGATAAAGCGATTGAAAGCGCAAAAAAACTGGTACACGAGACCAATTCAAGTGCCCAATTTATCTGCAGCGACGTTTACGATCTTCCTAATCACCTCGATAAACAGTTTGATGTTGTTTTTACCAGCTATGGAACCATTGGCTGGCTGCCAGATCTGGACAAATGGGCTAAAGTTATTTCTCACTTTTTAAAGCCTAATGGAAAATTTGTATTTGTTGAATTTCATCCAGTAGTCTGGATGTTTGACGATAACTTTGAAACCGTGGGCTATCGGTATTTTAATTCCGGAGCCATCGTAGAAACTGAAAGTGGAACTTATGCTGACAGAGGTGCTGATATTACCCAATCAACTATAACATGGAATCATGGATTAAGTGAAGTTCTGAATAGCGTGATCAAAAACGGGCTTGAAATCAACAGCCTTGATGAATTTGATTATTCCCCTTACAACTGTTTCAATGGAACGGTTGAAGTTGAACCTAAAAAGTACAGGATAGCTCATTTGGAAGATAAAATTCCTATGGTTTATTCTGTAGTGGCTACAAAGAAAGACCATTAA
- a CDS encoding Ada metal-binding domain-containing protein, with protein sequence MIPHSQLSASELRSKIQKQEILLGGNKTLKIYGLLTCKSGKRMKKENRVFFTDPADALQNDYRPCGHCMRKEYQQWKLQHI encoded by the coding sequence ATGATACCACATTCACAACTTTCTGCTTCTGAGCTAAGAAGTAAAATCCAGAAGCAGGAAATTCTTTTGGGCGGTAACAAAACATTGAAAATCTATGGATTGCTTACCTGTAAATCAGGAAAAAGAATGAAAAAAGAAAACAGAGTCTTCTTTACTGATCCAGCAGATGCTTTACAAAATGATTACCGCCCCTGTGGTCATTGTATGAGAAAAGAGTATCAACAATGGAAGTTGCAGCATATCTAA
- a CDS encoding 2OG-Fe(II) oxygenase, translating into MKDLLQRIENTDWLAITESMHQNGYAILPSLLLDNECDQLISDYDQPEFYRKTVIMARHRFGLGEYKYFNYPLPEILQTLRTHIYPHLAVIANTWFKALNIETSFPLEHENFLQQCHCNNQQKATALILKYGKGGFNTLHQDLYGDIYFPIQIVLMLSEPEQDFTGGEFVLTQQVPRAQSKAIVLKPQKGDLLIFTTHFKPEKGVKGYYRVNMKHGVSEVKTGKRYALGIIFHDAEK; encoded by the coding sequence ATGAAAGATCTACTCCAAAGAATTGAAAATACAGATTGGCTAGCCATTACGGAATCTATGCACCAAAACGGCTATGCTATTCTTCCCAGCCTATTACTGGATAATGAATGTGATCAGCTGATCTCAGATTATGATCAACCGGAATTCTACCGTAAAACAGTTATCATGGCAAGGCATCGTTTCGGATTAGGTGAGTATAAATACTTCAATTATCCCTTACCAGAAATACTTCAAACCCTGCGTACTCATATCTATCCACATCTTGCAGTTATTGCCAATACCTGGTTTAAAGCCCTAAATATTGAAACATCTTTTCCATTGGAACACGAAAACTTTCTCCAGCAATGTCATTGCAACAATCAACAAAAAGCGACTGCTTTGATTTTGAAATATGGTAAAGGCGGCTTCAATACTTTGCACCAGGATTTATATGGTGATATTTATTTTCCTATTCAGATTGTCTTGATGCTGAGCGAACCTGAACAGGATTTTACAGGCGGTGAATTTGTCCTTACCCAACAAGTTCCAAGAGCTCAGTCTAAGGCAATTGTTTTAAAACCTCAGAAAGGAGACCTCTTAATATTCACCACTCATTTTAAACCTGAAAAAGGAGTAAAGGGATATTATAGAGTGAATATGAAACATGGGGTAAGTGAAGTAAAAACCGGAAAACGTTATGCCTTAGGAATTATTTTCCATGATGCAGAAAAGTAA
- a CDS encoding BlaI/MecI/CopY family transcriptional regulator, translating to MKNQTLTKAEEQVMQYVWKLEKGFLKDILDLFPEPKPHTNTVSTILKVLKDKEFVDYNVHGRQHEYFPLITKEQYSGKTMKSLVKNYFKGSYKSAVSFLVEKNEMTVEDLEMLLNELKNKD from the coding sequence ATGAAAAACCAAACTTTAACAAAAGCAGAAGAACAGGTAATGCAGTACGTATGGAAACTGGAAAAAGGATTTCTAAAAGATATTCTTGATCTCTTTCCTGAGCCAAAACCGCATACCAATACCGTTTCCACTATTTTAAAAGTATTAAAGGATAAGGAATTCGTAGACTATAATGTACACGGAAGACAGCATGAATATTTTCCGTTGATAACAAAAGAACAGTACTCAGGCAAAACGATGAAAAGCCTTGTGAAGAATTATTTCAAAGGGTCATATAAAAGTGCTGTTTCTTTTTTGGTAGAAAAAAATGAAATGACTGTAGAAGACCTTGAGATGTTGCTTAACGAACTTAAAAACAAAGACTAA
- a CDS encoding M56 family metallopeptidase, which yields MVHIEQKHSFDKILIEVVTAVFWFNPFFHIIKKEISLIHEYLADKKAVKHSDTKAFAQMLLASHFSGTQLPAASPFLSSNLKKDLRCYKNQKPNSGMRVESLRCRFYLQ from the coding sequence ATGGTACATATTGAACAAAAACATTCCTTTGATAAGATTCTTATTGAAGTAGTGACAGCTGTTTTCTGGTTCAATCCATTCTTTCATATCATTAAAAAAGAAATTAGTTTAATTCACGAATATCTGGCTGATAAAAAAGCCGTAAAGCATTCGGACACCAAAGCATTTGCGCAGATGCTTTTAGCAAGCCACTTTTCCGGAACCCAGTTGCCTGCTGCCAGTCCGTTTCTAAGTTCAAACCTTAAAAAAGACTTAAGATGTTACAAAAACCAAAAACCAAATTCGGGTATGCGCGTAGAATCCTTGCGTTGCCGGTTTTATTTACAGTAG
- a CDS encoding GLPGLI family protein yields the protein MFLGILTNAQINRFFYEYQFIPDVNNKEEVKKEMMLLDIDKTGSNYYSHDKFVADSTGRADLEKQLKSGSGSISVNKRDRPGMVSYRVTKQYPDFKTYLFRSISMDKYKIKEDKKPEWKILPEKQKIGEYNAQKATTSFGGRDWTAWFTTDIPIQDGPYVFYGLPGLIVKLEDSTGSHSMQLIGNKNMQSQEKQTDLELPGNVKILGLDGKDIEVTKDQFKKAWKAYVNDPTKNMREMMMRNGGEAGGKVAFKVKTADGKEFSDPNQVFKEMEKRTKEMLQKTTIR from the coding sequence ATGTTTCTGGGAATTCTGACCAATGCCCAGATCAACAGGTTTTTTTATGAATACCAATTTATTCCTGATGTTAATAATAAAGAAGAGGTTAAGAAGGAAATGATGCTGTTGGATATTGATAAAACCGGATCTAACTATTACAGTCATGATAAGTTTGTAGCAGATTCTACTGGGCGGGCAGATCTTGAAAAACAGCTGAAATCCGGAAGCGGAAGTATAAGCGTGAATAAAAGAGATAGACCGGGAATGGTTTCTTATAGAGTAACAAAACAGTATCCTGATTTTAAAACTTATCTTTTCAGAAGTATTTCCATGGATAAATACAAAATTAAGGAAGATAAAAAACCGGAATGGAAAATTTTGCCTGAAAAACAAAAAATCGGAGAATATAATGCTCAAAAAGCAACCACAAGTTTTGGCGGAAGAGACTGGACTGCATGGTTTACTACGGATATTCCTATTCAGGACGGTCCTTATGTGTTCTATGGACTTCCGGGACTTATTGTAAAACTGGAAGATTCTACAGGTTCTCACAGTATGCAGCTCATAGGCAATAAAAATATGCAATCCCAGGAGAAGCAGACAGACCTTGAGCTTCCTGGGAATGTAAAAATATTGGGACTGGATGGTAAGGATATTGAAGTGACCAAAGATCAGTTTAAAAAAGCATGGAAAGCTTATGTGAATGATCCTACAAAGAATATGAGGGAAATGATGATGAGAAATGGTGGTGAAGCTGGAGGAAAAGTAGCATTTAAAGTAAAAACAGCAGACGGGAAAGAATTCTCAGACCCCAATCAGGTATTCAAAGAAATGGAAAAGCGGACAAAAGAGATGCTTCAAAAGACAACAATCCGATAG
- a CDS encoding sugar O-acetyltransferase: MTEKEKCEAGLLYNANYDAELIRERKVCKDLCLEYNGLKNSDTEERNRLLKRILGNTKENLCIEPSFWCDYGYNIEVGENFYANHNLVVLDCAKVKFGDNVFIGPNCSFYTAGHPLDVKQRNEGLEYAHPITVGDNVWLGGNVVVLPGITIGNNSVIGAGSVVNKDIPENVVAVGNPCKVVKAIEGNE; encoded by the coding sequence ATGACGGAAAAAGAAAAATGTGAAGCTGGACTTTTATATAATGCTAATTATGATGCAGAACTCATCCGTGAACGTAAGGTTTGTAAAGATCTGTGTTTAGAATATAATGGATTGAAGAATTCTGATACAGAAGAAAGAAACCGGCTGCTTAAAAGAATTCTGGGAAATACCAAAGAAAACTTATGTATTGAACCTTCTTTTTGGTGTGATTACGGATATAATATTGAAGTAGGAGAAAATTTTTATGCTAATCATAACCTTGTAGTTTTAGATTGTGCTAAGGTTAAGTTTGGTGATAATGTCTTTATTGGGCCTAACTGTAGTTTTTATACGGCAGGGCATCCGCTTGATGTAAAACAACGAAATGAAGGTTTGGAATATGCACATCCGATTACTGTAGGTGATAATGTATGGTTAGGAGGAAATGTAGTAGTTCTTCCTGGTATTACGATTGGAAATAACAGTGTAATAGGAGCGGGAAGTGTAGTCAATAAAGATATTCCGGAGAATGTAGTTGCTGTAGGAAATCCCTGTAAAGTGGTAAAAGCTATTGAAGGAAATGAATAA